One region of Peribacillus simplex genomic DNA includes:
- a CDS encoding CotD family spore coat protein — MYFRNCGGNKSNVMGAYGNAPGVMGASTGKHKHSNVMGAFTGPTAVSPAQYGPSAVSPAQYGPSAVSPAQLGPTQALPTQLAPAQVSPTQQFVNTNVSNTVIPVVHPSHTTTVNKHLNTYKHYFPHTQSVVNQCFTQNLICGRPPINPCCPPPPCCPPMHFGY; from the coding sequence ATGTATTTTCGTAATTGTGGAGGAAATAAATCCAATGTAATGGGAGCATACGGGAACGCTCCTGGAGTAATGGGCGCATCAACCGGGAAACATAAACACTCTAACGTAATGGGAGCCTTTACTGGTCCAACGGCTGTATCTCCAGCGCAATATGGCCCATCGGCTGTATCTCCAGCGCAATATGGCCCATCGGCTGTATCTCCAGCGCAACTTGGCCCAACGCAAGCACTTCCTACTCAACTTGCCCCAGCGCAAGTCTCTCCAACACAGCAATTTGTTAATACGAATGTATCGAACACAGTGATTCCTGTCGTTCATCCATCACACACTACAACTGTCAATAAACATTTGAACACGTATAAACATTACTTCCCACATACTCAATCCGTGGTGAACCAATGCTTTACGCAAAACTTGATTTGCGGAAGGCCGCCGATTAATCCATGCTGTCCGCCCCCCCCATGCTGTCCGCCTATGCATTTCGGATACTAA
- a CDS encoding DEAD/DEAH box helicase, which produces MKLRKNLQEVITELKTNEDYKDNIVHWQVIEAKEAKHVPFPDRMNDKIKHALEKRGINGLYTHQATAFDTAVSGESLVAVTPTASGKTLCYNLPVLQKILEDEKTRALYIFPTKALSYDQKSELNEMIHEMDAEINSYTYDGDTPSNIRQKIRQAGHIVITNPDMLHSGILPHHTKWVSLFENLKYVIIDELHIYRGVFGSHTANVIRRLKRICKFYGSDPVFVCTSATINNPKELAEELTEKQMVLIDNNGAPSGKKHFVFYNPPIVNKPLNIRRSAVLEVRKLANEFLKNKIQTIVFARSRVRVEILLTYLQGLVSKQLGPKSIRGYRGGYLPTQRREIEQGLRDGSIYGVVSTNALELGVDIGQLQVCIMTGYPGSISSAWQQAGRAGRRHGEALIIMVGSSSALDQYIVQHPDYFFTRNPETARINPDNLLILVDHVKCAAYELPFKKGDAFGKTEIMDVLEFLTEERVLHQNGDKWHWMNDAFPASNISLRSAAQENVVIIDQTNAPVNRVIGEMDTFSAMTLLHDEAIYLHQGMQFQVEELDWDEKKAYVREVNVDYYTDANLAVQLSVLEVDKQRTFASTTAAFGDVAIRAMPTIFKKIKFETHENIGSGPITLPEMELHTSSAMLSMEPDIFEWDENRIEQGMIGASHALNYMIPLYVMCDPHDIHVYPQVKAAHNEKPTIFIYDSYPGGIGLSDKVYENSEVILLETISMIGNCSCESGCPSCIGTESAAKTAKNDAKQLLGQFCKEKQS; this is translated from the coding sequence ATGAAACTGCGAAAAAATTTACAAGAAGTCATCACGGAATTAAAAACCAATGAGGATTATAAGGATAATATTGTACACTGGCAAGTAATTGAAGCGAAAGAGGCAAAACATGTTCCTTTTCCCGATCGAATGAATGATAAGATCAAGCATGCTCTTGAAAAACGGGGGATAAATGGGTTGTATACCCATCAGGCGACCGCATTTGATACGGCTGTCAGTGGCGAAAGTCTTGTAGCGGTCACCCCAACGGCTTCTGGTAAAACATTATGCTATAATTTGCCGGTCCTTCAAAAAATACTTGAAGATGAAAAAACTAGAGCGCTATATATATTTCCGACAAAAGCGCTGAGTTATGATCAAAAAAGCGAATTGAACGAAATGATACATGAAATGGATGCCGAGATAAATAGTTATACGTACGATGGGGACACACCTTCAAATATCAGGCAAAAAATCCGTCAGGCAGGGCATATCGTCATCACCAATCCCGATATGCTCCATTCCGGAATCTTGCCGCATCACACGAAATGGGTCTCATTGTTTGAAAACTTGAAGTATGTGATCATCGATGAACTCCATATTTACCGCGGCGTTTTCGGAAGTCATACGGCTAACGTCATAAGAAGGTTAAAAAGGATCTGCAAGTTTTATGGCAGTGATCCTGTATTCGTCTGTACTTCTGCAACGATCAATAATCCAAAAGAGTTGGCAGAAGAGCTTACGGAAAAACAAATGGTGCTTATCGATAATAACGGGGCCCCGAGTGGGAAAAAACATTTTGTTTTCTATAATCCCCCAATAGTCAATAAACCGCTAAACATTCGAAGGAGTGCGGTTTTGGAAGTCAGGAAGCTCGCAAATGAATTTTTGAAAAATAAAATTCAAACAATCGTTTTTGCGCGAAGCAGGGTTCGTGTGGAAATTCTATTGACCTATTTACAGGGACTCGTGTCAAAGCAATTGGGGCCCAAATCAATCAGGGGCTATCGTGGCGGGTATCTGCCAACACAGCGTAGAGAAATTGAACAGGGCCTCAGGGATGGTTCCATTTATGGGGTGGTATCCACGAATGCTCTTGAGTTAGGTGTCGATATCGGGCAGCTCCAGGTTTGCATAATGACTGGTTACCCTGGATCGATATCGAGTGCCTGGCAACAGGCGGGACGAGCAGGAAGAAGGCATGGTGAAGCGCTGATCATCATGGTCGGCAGTTCAAGTGCCCTTGATCAATATATCGTCCAGCATCCCGATTATTTCTTTACCAGAAATCCAGAAACTGCAAGAATCAATCCAGATAATCTTTTGATCCTGGTTGATCATGTCAAATGTGCAGCATATGAGCTGCCATTTAAAAAAGGTGATGCCTTTGGAAAAACAGAGATTATGGACGTACTGGAATTCCTTACCGAAGAAAGGGTCTTACACCAAAATGGGGACAAATGGCATTGGATGAACGATGCTTTTCCAGCAAGCAATATAAGCCTGCGTTCTGCTGCACAGGAAAATGTCGTAATCATCGACCAAACGAATGCACCGGTTAACCGGGTCATAGGAGAAATGGATACGTTCAGTGCAATGACCCTTCTCCACGATGAAGCCATTTATTTGCACCAGGGAATGCAATTTCAGGTGGAAGAACTTGATTGGGATGAAAAGAAGGCATATGTACGTGAAGTCAATGTGGACTATTATACGGATGCTAACCTTGCTGTGCAGTTGTCTGTATTGGAAGTGGATAAACAGCGAACTTTCGCTTCCACCACAGCTGCCTTTGGTGACGTCGCCATCCGGGCGATGCCTACGATCTTCAAAAAAATCAAATTTGAAACTCATGAAAATATTGGTTCAGGGCCAATCACCCTGCCTGAGATGGAACTGCACACGAGTTCGGCTATGCTTTCCATGGAGCCTGATATATTCGAGTGGGACGAAAATCGAATAGAACAAGGTATGATAGGTGCATCCCATGCTCTTAATTACATGATTCCGTTATATGTTATGTGTGATCCGCATGATATCCATGTTTATCCACAGGTTAAGGCAGCACATAATGAAAAACCAACCATTTTTATCTATGATAGTTATCCGGGGGGCATAGGGCTAAGTGATAAAGTATATGAAAACTCTGAAGTCATCCTACTGGAAACCATATCCATGATCGGAAATTGTTCTTGTGAAAGCGGCTGCCCTTCCTGTATCGGAACGGAATCCGCTGCGAAAACAGCCAAAAATGATGCAAAACAGTTATTAGGTCAATTTTGTAAGGAAAAACAATCATAG
- a CDS encoding DUF1273 domain-containing protein, protein MKVLYMTGYKAFEFGIFKNDHEAVKYIKKAMKQRLLPLVEDGLEWVIISGQLGTELWGAEVVFDIQEEYSQLKLGVLTPFLKQEESWNETNQDYYRSILARADFVESIFNKPYEGPQQLKIKNRYMVHKSDAMLIIFEAEKEGSARYPYFEAMKKAETQPYPIFQINFDDLQLAAEEGSWSEE, encoded by the coding sequence ATGAAGGTTTTGTATATGACTGGCTATAAGGCTTTTGAATTCGGGATATTCAAAAATGACCATGAAGCCGTAAAATATATTAAGAAAGCGATGAAGCAACGTCTTCTGCCATTGGTGGAAGATGGGCTGGAATGGGTGATCATATCAGGTCAGTTGGGTACGGAGCTATGGGGTGCCGAAGTGGTGTTCGATATACAGGAAGAATACAGTCAGCTTAAATTAGGGGTGCTAACTCCTTTCCTGAAACAGGAAGAGTCATGGAACGAGACGAATCAGGACTATTACCGTTCCATATTGGCCCGTGCCGATTTTGTTGAGTCCATTTTCAACAAACCATATGAAGGGCCGCAACAGCTGAAAATCAAAAATAGGTATATGGTTCATAAAAGTGACGCCATGCTCATCATTTTCGAAGCCGAAAAAGAAGGGTCAGCACGATATCCATATTTCGAAGCGATGAAAAAGGCTGAAACACAGCCATACCCCATCTTTCAGATAAACTTTGATGATCTGCAACTGGCTGCGGAAGAAGGCAGCTGGTCCGAAGAATGA
- a CDS encoding ribonuclease H-like domain-containing protein, with the protein MSLKNKLNRLKTHMNIEPVKHPSPEQENSQAVKEEIPYLEKWLKNDTVSFHFDDDYCFIREVRYPINHKHGLYAFSELKKIVKEWNQTPLEHPLSARGVKSEDLFFFDTETTGLGGGAGNTIFLLGYAYLEGDEVVVKQHILPQPGSEIPLYQSFLENINYETLVTYNGKSFDWPQLKTRHTLIKEHVPKLPEFGHFDLYHASRRLWRNKLERVKLSAVETDILGVHREDDIPGYLAPMIYFDFVERENPEILFGIMKHNELDILSLITLYIHLSRKILQIDGYTEDSMEIARWLAYLGKKEESVETYEKIVEAGNEEDRIIAGHAIAFQKKKQKQFNEALEIWKEVAIKGNVQIRIQAQIECAKLYEHQFKEVGNALKCALNAHQEMLREGTIVVKQKSELEKRIKRLEMKEDSKGMSV; encoded by the coding sequence TTGTCTTTGAAAAATAAATTGAACCGTTTGAAAACGCATATGAACATAGAACCAGTGAAACATCCTTCTCCTGAACAGGAAAATAGCCAAGCAGTGAAGGAAGAAATTCCTTATCTTGAAAAGTGGCTGAAGAACGATACCGTTTCCTTTCATTTCGATGATGATTATTGTTTCATTAGGGAGGTCCGCTACCCTATAAATCACAAACACGGGTTATATGCATTTTCTGAGCTGAAAAAGATCGTAAAAGAGTGGAATCAAACTCCATTGGAGCATCCCTTATCCGCTAGGGGCGTTAAAAGTGAAGACCTGTTTTTCTTCGATACGGAAACAACAGGACTTGGAGGCGGAGCGGGAAATACCATTTTTTTACTGGGTTATGCCTATTTAGAAGGTGATGAAGTTGTGGTGAAACAACATATCCTGCCGCAGCCCGGAAGTGAAATACCGCTTTACCAAAGCTTTCTGGAAAACATCAATTACGAAACGCTTGTCACATATAATGGTAAATCTTTTGATTGGCCCCAGCTGAAAACCCGACATACCTTGATTAAAGAACATGTTCCAAAACTACCGGAATTCGGACATTTCGATTTGTATCATGCTTCAAGACGCCTTTGGAGAAACAAATTGGAACGAGTTAAATTATCAGCAGTCGAAACGGATATTCTAGGTGTACATAGAGAAGATGATATTCCTGGATATTTGGCACCGATGATTTATTTTGATTTTGTCGAGAGGGAAAATCCGGAAATTTTATTTGGGATCATGAAGCATAATGAATTGGATATTTTATCACTGATCACATTGTATATTCATTTGTCCCGGAAAATCCTCCAAATTGATGGATATACGGAAGATTCCATGGAAATTGCACGCTGGCTCGCTTATCTAGGAAAAAAAGAGGAATCGGTCGAGACTTATGAAAAAATAGTGGAAGCGGGAAATGAGGAAGATCGGATAATAGCTGGCCATGCCATAGCCTTTCAGAAAAAGAAGCAAAAACAATTCAACGAAGCATTGGAAATTTGGAAGGAGGTCGCCATAAAAGGGAATGTTCAAATAAGGATACAGGCACAGATTGAATGTGCAAAATTATATGAACATCAATTTAAGGAAGTCGGCAATGCTCTAAAATGTGCATTAAACGCGCATCAAGAGATGTTGAGGGAAGGTACCATTGTGGTGAAACAAAAGTCGGAATTGGAAAAGAGGATCAAGCGTCTCGAAATGAAAGAGGATTCCAAGGGTATGTCTGTATAA
- the gpsB gene encoding cell division regulator GpsB has product MLSDKIKLTAKDILEKDFKTAMRGYKPEDVDQFLDLIIKDYEVFHQEIEDLKQENLKLKKQAEESTKRPNQPAPSATPGTTNFDILKRLSNLEKHVFGNKLFD; this is encoded by the coding sequence ATGCTATCCGATAAGATAAAATTAACGGCTAAAGATATTCTTGAAAAAGATTTTAAAACAGCAATGCGCGGTTATAAACCAGAAGACGTGGATCAATTCCTGGATCTGATCATTAAAGATTATGAAGTGTTCCATCAGGAAATTGAAGATCTTAAACAAGAAAATCTTAAATTGAAAAAACAAGCCGAAGAGAGTACAAAACGTCCAAATCAACCTGCTCCCAGTGCTACTCCGGGAACCACTAACTTTGACATCCTTAAACGGTTATCCAACCTGGAAAAGCACGTTTTTGGAAACAAGCTTTTTGATTGA
- a CDS encoding cold-shock protein: MEQGKVKWFNAEKGFGFIEREGGDDVFVHFSAIQGEGFKTLEEGQDVTFDVEQGQRGPQASNVNKA; this comes from the coding sequence ATGGAACAAGGTAAAGTAAAATGGTTTAACGCAGAAAAAGGTTTTGGATTCATCGAACGTGAAGGTGGAGACGATGTATTCGTACATTTCTCAGCTATCCAAGGCGAAGGTTTCAAAACACTTGAAGAAGGCCAAGACGTTACATTTGATGTAGAACAAGGTCAACGTGGACCACAAGCATCAAACGTAAACAAAGCTTAA
- a CDS encoding THUMP domain-containing class I SAM-dependent RNA methyltransferase, whose protein sequence is MKQFDIIATSAMGLESIVAKEVRDLGYDCQVENGKITYKGDQSAIARSNLWLRSADRVKIKVAEFKAYSFDELFEKTKALNWEDYLSADVEFPVSGKSVKSQLYSVPDCQAIVKKAIVDRLKSKYKQVSWFAETGPLFKIEVSILKDVVTLTMDTSGAGLHKRGYRTGQGEAPLKETLAAALIMLTNWKPDKPFIDPFCGSGTIPIEAALIGQNIAPGFNREFVSETWSWIDSKVWDEARVEAEDLADYDQYLDITGCDIDHRMVDISKANSFEAGLGDLIEFKQMQVRDISTRKEYGVIVGNPPYGERLGEQKAVEQMYREMGQAFKKLDTWSVYMITSNPDFEQHYGKPATKKRKLFNGFIRADLYQYWGKRPPRQPQGE, encoded by the coding sequence ATGAAACAATTCGATATTATCGCAACATCAGCAATGGGATTGGAATCAATTGTCGCTAAGGAGGTTCGGGATCTTGGTTACGATTGTCAAGTCGAGAATGGTAAGATCACGTACAAAGGGGACCAATCTGCCATTGCCCGCTCTAATTTATGGCTGCGGAGTGCCGACAGGGTTAAAATTAAAGTTGCAGAATTTAAAGCATATTCATTTGATGAGTTGTTTGAAAAAACAAAGGCCTTGAATTGGGAAGATTACTTATCAGCCGATGTTGAGTTCCCTGTGAGTGGAAAATCGGTTAAGTCACAGCTTTACAGTGTTCCTGATTGTCAGGCTATCGTCAAAAAGGCGATTGTTGATAGATTGAAAAGCAAATATAAGCAAGTATCTTGGTTTGCAGAGACTGGTCCTTTGTTTAAAATTGAAGTGTCTATTTTAAAAGATGTAGTGACACTTACCATGGACACTTCAGGTGCTGGTTTGCATAAACGGGGATATCGCACAGGGCAGGGGGAGGCGCCCCTTAAAGAAACATTGGCGGCTGCGTTAATCATGCTGACCAATTGGAAGCCGGATAAACCTTTCATTGATCCATTTTGTGGATCTGGAACGATTCCTATCGAGGCTGCCTTAATTGGACAGAACATAGCACCTGGGTTTAACAGGGAATTCGTTTCTGAGACCTGGTCATGGATTGACAGCAAGGTTTGGGATGAAGCGCGGGTTGAGGCTGAAGATTTAGCCGATTATGATCAGTACTTGGACATAACCGGCTGTGATATTGACCATCGAATGGTCGATATATCTAAAGCGAATAGTTTTGAAGCCGGCCTTGGTGATCTGATTGAATTCAAACAAATGCAGGTGAGGGATATCTCGACTAGGAAAGAGTATGGTGTCATTGTCGGGAACCCGCCTTACGGAGAACGTCTTGGTGAGCAAAAAGCGGTTGAGCAGATGTATAGAGAAATGGGTCAAGCTTTCAAGAAGCTTGACACCTGGTCAGTATACATGATTACCTCCAATCCTGACTTCGAACAGCATTACGGTAAGCCTGCAACGAAAAAAAGGAAACTGTTCAATGGGTTCATCCGTGCAGACCTTTATCAATATTGGGGAAAAAGGCCGCCGAGACAGCCTCAAGGTGAATGA